The proteins below are encoded in one region of Bifidobacterium dentium JCM 1195 = DSM 20436:
- a CDS encoding ABC transporter permease produces the protein MFVLKNAWAALGRCKWRTALIALIALLVSFSAAVDLTVLRSDDTANNETYQSQKASAVIRPNAQTKAKRDGADSSYTDNYLTWAKYSEYATAVQNKSLTFEYTLATSVPVRQSKSLTAISAKTDTSEDKTGGNLTLQAFYTLDAAKLNEYGTYKVTEGKHLSYKTQGDGALISQALAKKNNLKVGDTITVGNPTNASETYTFTVRGIYEYTGEAPSGFGSDAKYAKDNRENVIYTSYLTFAKDGLDTTDATGWAKPDLNIIFTLSNPSDYNTFGKLVKKAKLDTKTYEITSPSLTAYKQSIAKLDSAASTARKALPATLIGGGLVLLALILWAAIAGRRDEIGMAMVTGVSKGRLGWQFMLETFMMTVPAWAIGLIAGALLAKPLGTAWAGGHAVAITSASVWNVIWCGLGACLVLGIIALIRVLCFNLNQLFENRSEVKA, from the coding sequence ATGTTCGTTCTCAAGAACGCATGGGCCGCGCTCGGACGCTGCAAGTGGCGTACGGCGCTTATCGCCCTCATAGCACTGCTGGTGTCGTTCTCGGCAGCCGTGGACCTGACGGTCCTACGCTCCGACGACACCGCCAATAATGAAACATATCAGTCGCAAAAGGCTTCGGCGGTGATTCGGCCAAACGCGCAAACCAAAGCCAAACGTGACGGTGCCGACTCCAGCTATACCGACAACTACCTGACTTGGGCCAAGTACAGCGAATACGCAACCGCCGTACAGAACAAAAGCCTGACCTTCGAATACACGCTTGCCACTTCGGTACCGGTGAGGCAGAGCAAGTCGCTGACTGCGATTTCGGCAAAAACCGACACCAGCGAAGACAAGACCGGCGGCAATCTGACGCTGCAGGCCTTCTACACTTTGGATGCGGCGAAACTCAACGAATACGGTACCTACAAGGTGACCGAAGGCAAGCATCTGAGCTATAAGACCCAGGGCGACGGCGCACTGATCTCTCAGGCATTGGCCAAAAAGAACAACCTCAAGGTCGGCGACACCATCACCGTCGGCAATCCGACCAACGCATCCGAAACCTACACGTTCACCGTTCGCGGCATCTACGAATACACCGGAGAGGCACCGTCCGGCTTCGGTTCCGACGCCAAATACGCCAAGGACAATCGCGAAAACGTGATCTATACCTCGTATCTCACATTCGCCAAGGACGGCCTGGACACCACGGATGCCACAGGTTGGGCCAAGCCGGACCTGAACATCATCTTCACGCTGAGCAATCCGAGCGACTACAACACCTTCGGCAAGCTGGTGAAGAAGGCCAAGCTCGACACCAAGACGTATGAGATCACCTCACCGTCGCTGACCGCATACAAGCAATCCATCGCAAAGCTGGATTCCGCCGCCTCCACGGCACGTAAGGCGTTGCCGGCAACGCTGATCGGCGGTGGACTGGTGCTGCTTGCGCTGATTCTCTGGGCCGCAATCGCCGGCCGTCGAGACGAAATCGGCATGGCCATGGTGACGGGCGTATCCAAGGGACGTCTGGGATGGCAGTTCATGCTGGAAACCTTCATGATGACCGTTCCCGCTTGGGCGATCGGTTTGATTGCGGGCGCATTGCTCGCCAAACCACTGGGCACCGCTTGGGCAGGCGGTCATGCCGTGGCGATCACATCCGCTTCGGTATGGAACGTAATCTGGTGCGGCTTGGGCGCATGCCTGGTATTGGGCATCATCGCGCTGATTCGCGTACTGTGCTTCAACCTGAATCAACTGTTTGAAAACCGCTCGGAGGTGAAGGCATGA